One window of Athalia rosae chromosome 2, iyAthRosa1.1, whole genome shotgun sequence genomic DNA carries:
- the LOC105688520 gene encoding puromycin-sensitive aminopeptidase isoform X1, translating to MYSRLFRACGRRSVSQVVSLQKEKGLSGKCLLQLLQEHRCLTAATVKVSKKFFYAASSTSPATSTTNVEEVVKQKMPSAEKKPFRRLPTDVRPYHYDISLTPDLAKFTFNGEERVHIDVKNCTHTVVLNSLDIDIKSAEFHGNDGSTMAAAQIHLSNADETATLVFPQQLPVGEKVGFISFVFTGEINDKMKGFYRSKYTGANGEDQYAAVTQFEATDARHCFPCWDEPALKATFDITLAVPQDRVALSNMPVKSESMEGEFRVLKFEKTPIMSTYLVAVVVGEYDYVEGKSSDGVLVRVYTPKGKKEQGEFALEVATKVLPYYNTYFGIAYPLPKMDLIAIADFSAGAMENWGLVTYRETCLLVDPQNTSAVRKQWIALVVGHELAHQWFGNLVTMEWWTHLWLNEGYASFVEFLCVAHIFPEYDIWTQFVTDTYIKALELDGLKNSHPIEVPVGHPSEIDEIFDDISYNKGASVIRMLHSYIGDEDFRKGMSLYLKRHSYSNALTEDLWAALEEASSKPVGAVMSTWTKQQGFPVLKVDQRQQGNDRILSLSQERFLADGSKDEEKSLWMIPVSVSTSAAPHEVAVSTMMDQATKEIVLKDVPQSAWVKINPGTIGFYRTRYSTEALSLLLPAVKNRSLPPLDRLGLLDDLFAMVQAGHASTVEVLRLMHAFQAEDNYTVWSSIVNSLGKLGVLLSHVDYEDSFKAFGRSLMKDIGNKLGWDPKPNESHLDTLLRSLVLGRLAALNDQDTIEQAKKCFEAHVTGTKVLSADLRSPVYRAVLSAGGAETFATMLKLYREADLHEEKDRISRALGAIKDEGLLKRVLEFAMSDEVRAQDTVFVIMSVAMTYKGRILAWQFFKDNWKVLMDRYEGGFLLSRLVKFTTEDFATEESALEVEQFFADHPTPGTERTVQQSVETIRLNAAWLARDREAIKSYLQSHP from the exons ATGTATTCGCGGTTATTTCGTGCCTGCGGTCGCCGTAGTGTGAGCCAAGTTGTGAGTctgcaaaaagagaaaggattAAGTGGAAAGTGTTTGTTGCAGCTGCTACAAGAACATCGTTGTCTTACTGCCGCTACAGTCAAGgtttcgaaaaagtttttttacgCCGCTTCATCCACATCTCCGGCGACATCGACAACGAACGTTGAAGAGGTTGTTAAGCAAAAGATGCCCtcagcagaaaaaaaaccctttcGCCGTTTGCCAACCGACGTACGCCCGTACCACTATGACATTTCACTCACGCCGGATCTCGCCAAATTCACGTTTAATGGGGAAGAACGAGTTCACATCGAC GTCAAAAATTGTACACATACGGTGGTCCTGAATTCTCTGGATATTGACATCAAGAGTGCAGAATTTCATGGCAATGATGGAAGCACAATGGCTGCTGCCCAGATCCACTTATCTAACGCAGATGAAACTGCAACGCTTGTCTTCCCCCAACAACTTCCTGTTGGCGAAAAAGTTGGCTTCATAAGCTTTGTATTTACCggagaaataaatgataaaatgaaaggcTTTTATCGCAGCAAATATACCGG AGCTAATGGGGAGGATCAGTATGCAGCTGTAACGCAATTCGAGGCAACAGATGCAAGGCACTGCTTTCCCTGTTGGGACGAACCTGCCCTCAAGGCCACCTTCGACATTACGCTTGCTGTGCCTCAGGACCGAGTTGCTCTCTCCAACATG CCTGTGAAATCAGAGTCTATGGAGGGTGAGTTTCGAGTTCTAAAGTTTGAGAAGACGCCCATCATGTCTACCTACCTTGTGGCAGTGGTGGTCGGAGAGTACGACTATGTAGAGGGAAAATCTAGCGACGGAGTTCTCGTGCGGGTTTACACGCCAAAAGGCAAGAAAGAGCAGGGAGAATTCGCTTTGGAGGTAGCAACGAAAGTTTTGCCTTACTACAACACCTATTTTGGTATTGCCTATCCACTGCCGAAAATGGATCTTATAGCTATTGCCGATTTTTCTGCCGGTGCAATGGAAAACTGGGGTCTTGTTACCTACAGGGAAACCTGTCTGCTGGTTGACCCGCAAAATACTTCAGCTGTAAGAAAGCAATGGATAGCTTTAGTAGTTGGTCACGAATTAGCCCACCAGTGGTTTGGTAATCTCGTAACCATGGAATGGTGGACACACCTCTGGCTTAACGAGGGATATGCCTCATTCGTTGAGTTTCTCTGCGTTGCTCATATTTTTCCGGAATACGATATTTGGACACAATTCGTCACAGACACCTACATCAAAGCTCTAGAACTTgatggattgaaaaatagcCACCCGATAGAGGTTCCTGTCGGACATCCCtcggaaattgatgaaatcttCGACGATATTTCCTACAACAAAGGCGCCAGTGTAATCAGGATGCTGCATAGCTACATTGGCGACGAAGACTTTAGGAAGGGCATGAGCTTATACTTAAAAAGACATTCATATTCAAATGCCCTGACAGAAGATCTTTGGGCAGCATTAGAGGAAGCAAGTAGCAAGCCCGTGGGTGCGGTCATGTCAACTTGGACAAAACAGCAGGGATTCCCGGTTCTTAAG GTCGATCAGCGACAGCAGGGAAACGATCGAATTTTGTCGCTTTCTCAGGAAAGATTTTTGGCCGATGGATCcaaggacgaagaaaaaagtctGTGGATGATACCGGTGAGTGTCAGCACATCCGCCGCTCCACACGAAGTAGCGGTCAGTACCATGATGGATCAGGCAACGAAGGAAATTGTTCTCAAAGATGTGCCGCAGTCGGCTTGGGTCAAGATAAATCCTGGGACAATCGGCTTTTACCGAACCCGGTACAGCACCGAGGCACTGTCTCTGCTGTTACCAGCGGTCAAAAACCGTTCCCTTCCACCTCTTGACAGGCTAGGACTCCTCGATGATCTGTTCGCCATGGTCCAGGCAGGCCATGCATCAACGGTCGAGGTCCTGCGGCTGATGCACGCTTTCCAGGCAGAGGATAACTATACCGTTTGGTCCAGTATCGTGAATAGCCTGGGCAAACTTGGCGTTTTGCTTTCCCATGTCGACTACGAGGATTCTTTCAAAGCCTTCGGACGATCGCTGATGAAAGATATCGGCAATAAACTTGGATGGGACCCAAAACCTAACGAAAGTCATCTCGACACTCTTCTCAGGTCTTTGGTACTTGGTCGACTAGCAGCTCTCAATGATCAGGACACTATTGAGCAGGCTAAAAAATGTTTCGAGGCGCATGTGACTGGGACGAAG GTTCTATCCGCGGATCTTAGAAGCCCAGTTTACAGGGCGGTTCTTTCGGCCGGCGGAGCTGAAACGTTTGCAACAATGTTGAAGTTGTACAGGGAGGCGGATCTGCATGAGGAAAAAGACCGAATATCGCGAGCTTTGGGCGCGATAAAGGACGAGGGATTGTTGAAACGGGTCTTAGAGTTTGCTATGAGCGATGAAGTCAGGGCCCAGGATACGGTATTTGTAATAATGTCGGTCGCCATGACCTACAAGGGACGAATCCTCGCTTGGCAATTTTTCAAGGACAATTGGAAAGTCCTGATGGACAGGTACGAGGGGGGTTTCTTGCTCTCAAGGCTCGTCAAGTTCACAACGGAAGATTTTGCCACCGAAGAAAGCGCACTCGAAGTTGAACAATTCTTTGCCGATCATCCAACTCCTGGGACGGAGAGAACCGTACAACAAAGTGTGGAAACTATCAGACTGAACGCAGCGTGGCTTGCCAGAGACAGAGAGGCGATAAAATCGTACCTCCAATCCCATCCATAA
- the LOC105688520 gene encoding puromycin-sensitive aminopeptidase isoform X2, with product MYSRLFRACGRRSVSQVVSLQKEKGLSGKCLLQLLQEHRCLTAATVKVSKKFFYAASSTSPATSTTNVEEVVKQKMPSAEKKPFRRLPTDVRPYHYDISLTPDLAKFTFNGEERVHIDVKNCTHTVVLNSLDIDIKSAEFHGNDGSTMAAAQIHLSNADETATLVFPQQLPVGEKVGFISFVFTGEINDKMKGFYRSKYTGASGVNAYSAITFLCPISARRLFLCWDEPHLKATFSIDLKILDSQIGLSNMPVKSESMEGEFRVLKFEKTPIMSTYLVAVVVGEYDYVEGKSSDGVLVRVYTPKGKKEQGEFALEVATKVLPYYNTYFGIAYPLPKMDLIAIADFSAGAMENWGLVTYRETCLLVDPQNTSAVRKQWIALVVGHELAHQWFGNLVTMEWWTHLWLNEGYASFVEFLCVAHIFPEYDIWTQFVTDTYIKALELDGLKNSHPIEVPVGHPSEIDEIFDDISYNKGASVIRMLHSYIGDEDFRKGMSLYLKRHSYSNALTEDLWAALEEASSKPVGAVMSTWTKQQGFPVLKVDQRQQGNDRILSLSQERFLADGSKDEEKSLWMIPVSVSTSAAPHEVAVSTMMDQATKEIVLKDVPQSAWVKINPGTIGFYRTRYSTEALSLLLPAVKNRSLPPLDRLGLLDDLFAMVQAGHASTVEVLRLMHAFQAEDNYTVWSSIVNSLGKLGVLLSHVDYEDSFKAFGRSLMKDIGNKLGWDPKPNESHLDTLLRSLVLGRLAALNDQDTIEQAKKCFEAHVTGTKVLSADLRSPVYRAVLSAGGAETFATMLKLYREADLHEEKDRISRALGAIKDEGLLKRVLEFAMSDEVRAQDTVFVIMSVAMTYKGRILAWQFFKDNWKVLMDRYEGGFLLSRLVKFTTEDFATEESALEVEQFFADHPTPGTERTVQQSVETIRLNAAWLARDREAIKSYLQSHP from the exons ATGTATTCGCGGTTATTTCGTGCCTGCGGTCGCCGTAGTGTGAGCCAAGTTGTGAGTctgcaaaaagagaaaggattAAGTGGAAAGTGTTTGTTGCAGCTGCTACAAGAACATCGTTGTCTTACTGCCGCTACAGTCAAGgtttcgaaaaagtttttttacgCCGCTTCATCCACATCTCCGGCGACATCGACAACGAACGTTGAAGAGGTTGTTAAGCAAAAGATGCCCtcagcagaaaaaaaaccctttcGCCGTTTGCCAACCGACGTACGCCCGTACCACTATGACATTTCACTCACGCCGGATCTCGCCAAATTCACGTTTAATGGGGAAGAACGAGTTCACATCGAC GTCAAAAATTGTACACATACGGTGGTCCTGAATTCTCTGGATATTGACATCAAGAGTGCAGAATTTCATGGCAATGATGGAAGCACAATGGCTGCTGCCCAGATCCACTTATCTAACGCAGATGAAACTGCAACGCTTGTCTTCCCCCAACAACTTCCTGTTGGCGAAAAAGTTGGCTTCATAAGCTTTGTATTTACCggagaaataaatgataaaatgaaaggcTTTTATCGCAGCAAATATACCGG TGCCTCAGGGGTCAATGCGTATAGCGCAATTACATTTCTCTGCCCAATCTCAGCACGTAGATTGTTTCTCTGCTGGGATGAGCCGCACCTCAAGGCTACATTTTCTATTGATCTTAAGATCCTAGATTCACAGATTGGTCTCTCCAATATG CCTGTGAAATCAGAGTCTATGGAGGGTGAGTTTCGAGTTCTAAAGTTTGAGAAGACGCCCATCATGTCTACCTACCTTGTGGCAGTGGTGGTCGGAGAGTACGACTATGTAGAGGGAAAATCTAGCGACGGAGTTCTCGTGCGGGTTTACACGCCAAAAGGCAAGAAAGAGCAGGGAGAATTCGCTTTGGAGGTAGCAACGAAAGTTTTGCCTTACTACAACACCTATTTTGGTATTGCCTATCCACTGCCGAAAATGGATCTTATAGCTATTGCCGATTTTTCTGCCGGTGCAATGGAAAACTGGGGTCTTGTTACCTACAGGGAAACCTGTCTGCTGGTTGACCCGCAAAATACTTCAGCTGTAAGAAAGCAATGGATAGCTTTAGTAGTTGGTCACGAATTAGCCCACCAGTGGTTTGGTAATCTCGTAACCATGGAATGGTGGACACACCTCTGGCTTAACGAGGGATATGCCTCATTCGTTGAGTTTCTCTGCGTTGCTCATATTTTTCCGGAATACGATATTTGGACACAATTCGTCACAGACACCTACATCAAAGCTCTAGAACTTgatggattgaaaaatagcCACCCGATAGAGGTTCCTGTCGGACATCCCtcggaaattgatgaaatcttCGACGATATTTCCTACAACAAAGGCGCCAGTGTAATCAGGATGCTGCATAGCTACATTGGCGACGAAGACTTTAGGAAGGGCATGAGCTTATACTTAAAAAGACATTCATATTCAAATGCCCTGACAGAAGATCTTTGGGCAGCATTAGAGGAAGCAAGTAGCAAGCCCGTGGGTGCGGTCATGTCAACTTGGACAAAACAGCAGGGATTCCCGGTTCTTAAG GTCGATCAGCGACAGCAGGGAAACGATCGAATTTTGTCGCTTTCTCAGGAAAGATTTTTGGCCGATGGATCcaaggacgaagaaaaaagtctGTGGATGATACCGGTGAGTGTCAGCACATCCGCCGCTCCACACGAAGTAGCGGTCAGTACCATGATGGATCAGGCAACGAAGGAAATTGTTCTCAAAGATGTGCCGCAGTCGGCTTGGGTCAAGATAAATCCTGGGACAATCGGCTTTTACCGAACCCGGTACAGCACCGAGGCACTGTCTCTGCTGTTACCAGCGGTCAAAAACCGTTCCCTTCCACCTCTTGACAGGCTAGGACTCCTCGATGATCTGTTCGCCATGGTCCAGGCAGGCCATGCATCAACGGTCGAGGTCCTGCGGCTGATGCACGCTTTCCAGGCAGAGGATAACTATACCGTTTGGTCCAGTATCGTGAATAGCCTGGGCAAACTTGGCGTTTTGCTTTCCCATGTCGACTACGAGGATTCTTTCAAAGCCTTCGGACGATCGCTGATGAAAGATATCGGCAATAAACTTGGATGGGACCCAAAACCTAACGAAAGTCATCTCGACACTCTTCTCAGGTCTTTGGTACTTGGTCGACTAGCAGCTCTCAATGATCAGGACACTATTGAGCAGGCTAAAAAATGTTTCGAGGCGCATGTGACTGGGACGAAG GTTCTATCCGCGGATCTTAGAAGCCCAGTTTACAGGGCGGTTCTTTCGGCCGGCGGAGCTGAAACGTTTGCAACAATGTTGAAGTTGTACAGGGAGGCGGATCTGCATGAGGAAAAAGACCGAATATCGCGAGCTTTGGGCGCGATAAAGGACGAGGGATTGTTGAAACGGGTCTTAGAGTTTGCTATGAGCGATGAAGTCAGGGCCCAGGATACGGTATTTGTAATAATGTCGGTCGCCATGACCTACAAGGGACGAATCCTCGCTTGGCAATTTTTCAAGGACAATTGGAAAGTCCTGATGGACAGGTACGAGGGGGGTTTCTTGCTCTCAAGGCTCGTCAAGTTCACAACGGAAGATTTTGCCACCGAAGAAAGCGCACTCGAAGTTGAACAATTCTTTGCCGATCATCCAACTCCTGGGACGGAGAGAACCGTACAACAAAGTGTGGAAACTATCAGACTGAACGCAGCGTGGCTTGCCAGAGACAGAGAGGCGATAAAATCGTACCTCCAATCCCATCCATAA
- the LOC105688520 gene encoding puromycin-sensitive aminopeptidase isoform X3 has product MTFHSRRISPNSRLMGKNEFTSTANGEDQYAAVTQFEATDARHCFPCWDEPALKATFDITLAVPQDRVALSNMPVKSESMEGEFRVLKFEKTPIMSTYLVAVVVGEYDYVEGKSSDGVLVRVYTPKGKKEQGEFALEVATKVLPYYNTYFGIAYPLPKMDLIAIADFSAGAMENWGLVTYRETCLLVDPQNTSAVRKQWIALVVGHELAHQWFGNLVTMEWWTHLWLNEGYASFVEFLCVAHIFPEYDIWTQFVTDTYIKALELDGLKNSHPIEVPVGHPSEIDEIFDDISYNKGASVIRMLHSYIGDEDFRKGMSLYLKRHSYSNALTEDLWAALEEASSKPVGAVMSTWTKQQGFPVLKVDQRQQGNDRILSLSQERFLADGSKDEEKSLWMIPVSVSTSAAPHEVAVSTMMDQATKEIVLKDVPQSAWVKINPGTIGFYRTRYSTEALSLLLPAVKNRSLPPLDRLGLLDDLFAMVQAGHASTVEVLRLMHAFQAEDNYTVWSSIVNSLGKLGVLLSHVDYEDSFKAFGRSLMKDIGNKLGWDPKPNESHLDTLLRSLVLGRLAALNDQDTIEQAKKCFEAHVTGTKVLSADLRSPVYRAVLSAGGAETFATMLKLYREADLHEEKDRISRALGAIKDEGLLKRVLEFAMSDEVRAQDTVFVIMSVAMTYKGRILAWQFFKDNWKVLMDRYEGGFLLSRLVKFTTEDFATEESALEVEQFFADHPTPGTERTVQQSVETIRLNAAWLARDREAIKSYLQSHP; this is encoded by the exons ATGACATTTCACTCACGCCGGATCTCGCCAAATTCACGTTTAATGGGGAAGAACGAGTTCACATCGAC AGCTAATGGGGAGGATCAGTATGCAGCTGTAACGCAATTCGAGGCAACAGATGCAAGGCACTGCTTTCCCTGTTGGGACGAACCTGCCCTCAAGGCCACCTTCGACATTACGCTTGCTGTGCCTCAGGACCGAGTTGCTCTCTCCAACATG CCTGTGAAATCAGAGTCTATGGAGGGTGAGTTTCGAGTTCTAAAGTTTGAGAAGACGCCCATCATGTCTACCTACCTTGTGGCAGTGGTGGTCGGAGAGTACGACTATGTAGAGGGAAAATCTAGCGACGGAGTTCTCGTGCGGGTTTACACGCCAAAAGGCAAGAAAGAGCAGGGAGAATTCGCTTTGGAGGTAGCAACGAAAGTTTTGCCTTACTACAACACCTATTTTGGTATTGCCTATCCACTGCCGAAAATGGATCTTATAGCTATTGCCGATTTTTCTGCCGGTGCAATGGAAAACTGGGGTCTTGTTACCTACAGGGAAACCTGTCTGCTGGTTGACCCGCAAAATACTTCAGCTGTAAGAAAGCAATGGATAGCTTTAGTAGTTGGTCACGAATTAGCCCACCAGTGGTTTGGTAATCTCGTAACCATGGAATGGTGGACACACCTCTGGCTTAACGAGGGATATGCCTCATTCGTTGAGTTTCTCTGCGTTGCTCATATTTTTCCGGAATACGATATTTGGACACAATTCGTCACAGACACCTACATCAAAGCTCTAGAACTTgatggattgaaaaatagcCACCCGATAGAGGTTCCTGTCGGACATCCCtcggaaattgatgaaatcttCGACGATATTTCCTACAACAAAGGCGCCAGTGTAATCAGGATGCTGCATAGCTACATTGGCGACGAAGACTTTAGGAAGGGCATGAGCTTATACTTAAAAAGACATTCATATTCAAATGCCCTGACAGAAGATCTTTGGGCAGCATTAGAGGAAGCAAGTAGCAAGCCCGTGGGTGCGGTCATGTCAACTTGGACAAAACAGCAGGGATTCCCGGTTCTTAAG GTCGATCAGCGACAGCAGGGAAACGATCGAATTTTGTCGCTTTCTCAGGAAAGATTTTTGGCCGATGGATCcaaggacgaagaaaaaagtctGTGGATGATACCGGTGAGTGTCAGCACATCCGCCGCTCCACACGAAGTAGCGGTCAGTACCATGATGGATCAGGCAACGAAGGAAATTGTTCTCAAAGATGTGCCGCAGTCGGCTTGGGTCAAGATAAATCCTGGGACAATCGGCTTTTACCGAACCCGGTACAGCACCGAGGCACTGTCTCTGCTGTTACCAGCGGTCAAAAACCGTTCCCTTCCACCTCTTGACAGGCTAGGACTCCTCGATGATCTGTTCGCCATGGTCCAGGCAGGCCATGCATCAACGGTCGAGGTCCTGCGGCTGATGCACGCTTTCCAGGCAGAGGATAACTATACCGTTTGGTCCAGTATCGTGAATAGCCTGGGCAAACTTGGCGTTTTGCTTTCCCATGTCGACTACGAGGATTCTTTCAAAGCCTTCGGACGATCGCTGATGAAAGATATCGGCAATAAACTTGGATGGGACCCAAAACCTAACGAAAGTCATCTCGACACTCTTCTCAGGTCTTTGGTACTTGGTCGACTAGCAGCTCTCAATGATCAGGACACTATTGAGCAGGCTAAAAAATGTTTCGAGGCGCATGTGACTGGGACGAAG GTTCTATCCGCGGATCTTAGAAGCCCAGTTTACAGGGCGGTTCTTTCGGCCGGCGGAGCTGAAACGTTTGCAACAATGTTGAAGTTGTACAGGGAGGCGGATCTGCATGAGGAAAAAGACCGAATATCGCGAGCTTTGGGCGCGATAAAGGACGAGGGATTGTTGAAACGGGTCTTAGAGTTTGCTATGAGCGATGAAGTCAGGGCCCAGGATACGGTATTTGTAATAATGTCGGTCGCCATGACCTACAAGGGACGAATCCTCGCTTGGCAATTTTTCAAGGACAATTGGAAAGTCCTGATGGACAGGTACGAGGGGGGTTTCTTGCTCTCAAGGCTCGTCAAGTTCACAACGGAAGATTTTGCCACCGAAGAAAGCGCACTCGAAGTTGAACAATTCTTTGCCGATCATCCAACTCCTGGGACGGAGAGAACCGTACAACAAAGTGTGGAAACTATCAGACTGAACGCAGCGTGGCTTGCCAGAGACAGAGAGGCGATAAAATCGTACCTCCAATCCCATCCATAA
- the LOC105688251 gene encoding DNA-binding protein inhibitor ID-2-A: MKAMVVSPVGGRVPPTRGVLHNGLGLNGNRRDMEAEEVAAYLTKLRSLVPDMPRKRKLSKLEVIQRVIEYICDLQTTLEETNAPEKSSQQVPQGSAQGSQVLQLQQRQPLQPLSNATVIASVMTTETSPGVSER; encoded by the coding sequence ATGAAGGCGATGGTGGTGAGTCCGGTCGGTGGTAGAGTTCCGCCTACGCGGGGCGTTTTGCACAACGGTTTGGGCCTGAACGGCAACCGACGAGATATGGAAGCAGAAGAAGTCGCCGCTTACCTAACGAAGTTACGTTCGTTGGTCCCCGACATGCCGCGAAAGCGGAAGTTATCAAAGCTCGAAGTGATCCAGAGGGTGATCGAGTACATATGCGACCTCCAAACAACCCTCGAGGAGACCAACGCTCCGGAGAAATCATCGCAGCAAGTCCCGCAAGGATCGGCTCAAGGATCCCAAGTACTCCAACTGCAACAACGTCAACCTTTGCAGCCACTTTCAAACGCTACAGTTATCGCGTCTGTAATGACGACGGAAACCTCGCCTGGGGTATCTGAACGGTGA